The sequence GTTCAATAGAATTTACCAGTCTATTATTCCCATGTAAACCTATAGAAATATTTAAAAGATATTTAACAGAAGGTTTTTCTCCCCTCTTCTCCATATTTGTAGTATTTTTATACAGCAGTAAAGCTTCCATTGTGAAATATTTGGAAGGAAAATTGATGTTGTTGAATAAAAGAGTAAAGTTTAAAATAAATATTAAAATTGTCTTTACCATATATTAAGATAATTTTAAAATGGTTTTAATTATATATTAAAACTGTAACTAATTAATAATAAAATTAATATGCCAAAAAAAAGAAAATATATAAGTCATAAAAATGATTTGAAACTTATGGAAATCGGAAGATTGATCCTGCGTTTCATGAACGAAAATGCGACGAAAATTTATAACTATAAACAGATCGCAGACGGAATAGATTATAAGAATCCAAGACAGAGAGAGCTTGTGGTTCAGGCTTTGCATAAACTTCAGGCTTCAGAAAAAATAAAAGAAGCAGAAAAAGGAAAATATATTGTCAACCTCAATATTGCAGGAACATTGACAGGAATTATCGATTTCAACCAATCCGGAAATGCATATGTAGCCGTAGAAGGGCTGGAAGACGATATTTTTATCCATTCTAAAAATGTAAAGGATGCATTGCAGGGTGATAAAGTTTTAATTATCACCTATAACTATAAAGGTAAAAAGCTGGAAGGATCGGTATTGGAAGTTCTGGAAAGAGGAAGAACGGAATTTGTGGGAACTTTTCAAAAGGTGGCTCATAAAGATTTTGGGTTTGTTGTTTGTGATAAAAAAACAATTAATACCGATATTTTTATTCCGAAAACTAAATTTAACAGTGCCGAAGACGGCGACAAGGTGATCGTAAAAATGACAGAATGGAGGCCGGGAGATAAAAATCCGGAAGGCGAAATTATTCAGGTTTTGGGAGCTCCCGGAGAACACGAAACGGAGATCCACTCTATCCTTGCAGAATACGGTTTGCCATACGAATTCCCTGAAGAAGTGGAAAGAGATGCTGATAAAATCGACAGAAGAATCACTGATGAAGAAGTGGCAAAACGTTGGGATATGCGAAATATCTGTACCTTCACTATCGACCCGAAAGATGCAAAAGACTTCGATGATGCTTTATCCATCAGGAAATTAGAAAACGGAAACTGGGAAATCGGTGTGCATATCGCAGACGTTTCTCATTATGTGATTCCGGGAACGATGCTGGATGACGAAGCTTATCAGAGAGCGACTTCCGTTTACCTTGTAGACCGTGTGGTACCGATGCTTCCCGAAGTTTTGAGTAATGATGTCTGCTCACTTCGTCCAAATGAAGATAAATTTACATTTTCAGCCGTTTTCGAATTGGACGATAATGCCAAAATCCAGAAGCAATGGTTTGGAAGAACGGTTATTCATTCCGACAGAAGATTTACGTATGAGGAAGCTCAGGAAAGAATTGAGACAAAACAGGGAGATCTTCAGGAAGAAATCAATGTATTAGACAGATTAGCCAAAATCATGCGTGCAGAACGTATCAGAAAAGGTGCAATTACCTTTGACAGAAGCGAAGTTCGATTTAATCTTGATGAAAATAATGAACCGGTTGGAGTATATTTTAAAATAAGCAAAGACTCAAACCATTTGATCGAAGAATTCATGTTGCTTGCGAATAAAAAAGTGTCTGAATTTGTTTCATTAAACAGAAAAGGAGATATCACTCAGAATACCTTTATTTATAGGGTTCACGATGATCCGGATCCTGCAAAACTGGAATCTTTGAGAGATTTTGTTTCGACTTTCGGATATAAAATGGATCTGGCAAATACGAAAAAAGTTGCTGAATCTTTGAATAAATTATTACACGATGTCAAAGGAAAAGGCGAAGAAAATATGATTGAAACACTAGCCATGCGAAGTATGAGCAAAGCGGTGTATTCTACAGAGCCGATCGGTCACTATGGTCTTGGTTTTGAATATTATACGCACTTCACCTCTCCTATCCGACGTTATCCGGATTTGATAGCCCACAGACTGCTTCAGCATTATTTGGACGGAGGAAAATCTCCAAACAAACCGGAACTGGAAGAAAAAGCGAAACACTGCAGCTCCATGGAAAGACTGGCAGCAGATGCAGAAAGAGATTCTATCAAATACATGCAGGTGAAATTCATGGAAAAATATTTGGGAGAGACTTTCAATGGAGTAATTTCAGGAGTGGCAGAATTTGGATTCTGGGTAGAAATTCCTGAAAATGGTGCAGAAGGTTTAATTAAATTAAGAGATCTGGTAGACGATTCTTATATGTTTGATGCCAAAACTCACGCTGTATACGGGATGAGACACGGCAAAAGATATCAATTGGGAGATAAGGTGCAGATCAAAGTGGTGAAAGCAAACCTGATTCAAAAGCAATTGGATTTTAAGATAGTTGATTAATTAAAACATAAAGTTTAAATTTGTATAAAATGGGATGAGATTAATTTTTCATTTTAAAAAAATACTGAATGTTTGAACTTATTTTATCTGCTATCGTATTAGGATTTATGCTGAGTCTGGTTTTCATAGGACCTATATTTTTCCTTTTAATTGAAACCAGCTTTTCCAGAGGTCCGAGACATGCGCTTGCGTTGGATATTGGAGTGATTTCCGCAGATCTTCTGTGTATTCTGGCAGCGTATTATGCGAGTGCAGATATTGTAACGTTGATAGATAAACATCCTGGTTTTTACAGGATTACAGCGATACTCATTTTTATTTACGGTATTGTCATGATGGTCACCAAAACCAAAATGCACATGCCCGGTGAAGAGAAAATCATTAATCAGAATTATTTTAAAACTTTTATTAATGGTTTTTTCTTTAATCTTCTCAATGTAGGAGTGATCCTATTCTGGCTGGTAACGGTGATTTCCGTGAGAAATCAATATCCGGATACCGGCAATTTTATTTTATATATCGGAGTTGTGATCGCCACATACCTTTGTATTGATCTTGCTAAAATCTTCCTGGCAAAGCAGTTTCACGATAAATTGACACAAAAATTGGCCAACCAGATCAGAAGAATCGTGGGTGGCATTCTTATCATATTCAGTTTCTTTATCTTTTTACAGAGCTTCAAAAAATTCAATCAGTTTGATAAACGTTTGGAAGAAGCAGAAAAGACCGAAGTAAAATATCAAAAAGCAAAATGAAAAAAATAATCTTTCCGAAATCACTTAAAAAAGGTGACAAAATAGCCATAATTTCCCCTGCAGGAGCCGTAGATGAAACCCAATTGACAAAGGGAATCGAAATGATTAAAAATAAAGGTTTCGAACCTGTCTTGGGCGAACATCTTTATACAAAATTTTCCAACGGGTACAATTATGCAGGCACGGAACAGGAAAGAATAAAAGATATCAACTGGGCTTTGAATGACCATGAAATCTCCGCAATCTGGGCTTCCAGAGGAGGTTATGGTTGCCAGCATCTGGTTGAACATTTAAAACTTAAAAATTTCACTAAAAATCCTAAATGGTACATCGGCTATTCTGATAATACAGTGATCCAGAGTTATTTATTGAAAAAAGGCTTTGCTTCCATTCACGGACAAACCGTAAAAACTTCAAGTTTCGGAGTGACGGATGAAAGTTATGATCTCATTTTTGATATTTTAAAAGGAAAAACTCCAAAATATAGCTTAAAATCGCATCAATTTAATAAAACGGGTTCTGCTGAAGGAGAATTGGTTGGAGGAAATTTGGCCTTGATCTATGCGCTTTTAGGAACCAAATATGCCTTTGACTGTAAGAATAAAATTTTATTCATTGAAGATATTGGCGAAAATTTTTATGCTCTGGATCGAATGATCATGAGTCTGGAATTGGCCGGAGTTTTTACTAAAATTTCAGGGTTAATTATCGGCGGAATGACCAACATGGGCGATGAAAAAGAAAACAAACAATACGAAGACAGCTTTGATGAATTCGCTTACAAATTAATATCAGACAGAATTTCTAAGTATCATTTTCCGGTGGTTTTCGGTTTTCCGAATGGTCATATTAAAGATAACCGTCCTTTAATTATCGGCGGAAATGTGAAATTACAAGGTAAGGATAAGGTTAAGATTGAGTTTTAAGATATGATCAATAAAGAGAATATTGAACCTATACATGTCACTAAAAATGTGATAAAGGGTATTCTCTATATTTTATTTCTTTTGATTTTAGCTGTTTATTTTATATTTTTTGATAGAAGTTTGAAACTAGAACATACAGAAGAATGCCCCTGTGCAGACTCAAAATATACTTTGTATCAATATAAAGACAGAGGAACTTTATTGGAAAGAAATAAATATGATTTGAAAGATTTTAAAACATTTAAACTGGAAAATCGATTAGGTTTTACAGTTGATAAATTGACACATCTTGATATTATGAAATTAAACGATACAATCTCAAGAAGAAAGCAAAGAGGAACAAAACCTTTTGGAATGCAGTTTTATTGGGATTGTAAAAATAAAGAAGTCTGGATCTCAGAAAAACATAAACTATCTTTTCAATAACCCTCCAACTCAAGCATGGCTACACACAACGATCTCGGAAAACTGGCAGAAGATTTAGCTGCTGAATTTTTATTAAAAAACGGCTATAAAATCCTGGTAAGAAATTTCCGTTTTCAGAAAGCTGAGATTGATA is a genomic window of Chryseobacterium wanjuense containing:
- a CDS encoding S66 peptidase family protein yields the protein MKKIIFPKSLKKGDKIAIISPAGAVDETQLTKGIEMIKNKGFEPVLGEHLYTKFSNGYNYAGTEQERIKDINWALNDHEISAIWASRGGYGCQHLVEHLKLKNFTKNPKWYIGYSDNTVIQSYLLKKGFASIHGQTVKTSSFGVTDESYDLIFDILKGKTPKYSLKSHQFNKTGSAEGELVGGNLALIYALLGTKYAFDCKNKILFIEDIGENFYALDRMIMSLELAGVFTKISGLIIGGMTNMGDEKENKQYEDSFDEFAYKLISDRISKYHFPVVFGFPNGHIKDNRPLIIGGNVKLQGKDKVKIEF
- a CDS encoding LysE family translocator, with protein sequence MFELILSAIVLGFMLSLVFIGPIFFLLIETSFSRGPRHALALDIGVISADLLCILAAYYASADIVTLIDKHPGFYRITAILIFIYGIVMMVTKTKMHMPGEEKIINQNYFKTFINGFFFNLLNVGVILFWLVTVISVRNQYPDTGNFILYIGVVIATYLCIDLAKIFLAKQFHDKLTQKLANQIRRIVGGILIIFSFFIFLQSFKKFNQFDKRLEEAEKTEVKYQKAK
- the rnr gene encoding ribonuclease R, whose product is MPKKRKYISHKNDLKLMEIGRLILRFMNENATKIYNYKQIADGIDYKNPRQRELVVQALHKLQASEKIKEAEKGKYIVNLNIAGTLTGIIDFNQSGNAYVAVEGLEDDIFIHSKNVKDALQGDKVLIITYNYKGKKLEGSVLEVLERGRTEFVGTFQKVAHKDFGFVVCDKKTINTDIFIPKTKFNSAEDGDKVIVKMTEWRPGDKNPEGEIIQVLGAPGEHETEIHSILAEYGLPYEFPEEVERDADKIDRRITDEEVAKRWDMRNICTFTIDPKDAKDFDDALSIRKLENGNWEIGVHIADVSHYVIPGTMLDDEAYQRATSVYLVDRVVPMLPEVLSNDVCSLRPNEDKFTFSAVFELDDNAKIQKQWFGRTVIHSDRRFTYEEAQERIETKQGDLQEEINVLDRLAKIMRAERIRKGAITFDRSEVRFNLDENNEPVGVYFKISKDSNHLIEEFMLLANKKVSEFVSLNRKGDITQNTFIYRVHDDPDPAKLESLRDFVSTFGYKMDLANTKKVAESLNKLLHDVKGKGEENMIETLAMRSMSKAVYSTEPIGHYGLGFEYYTHFTSPIRRYPDLIAHRLLQHYLDGGKSPNKPELEEKAKHCSSMERLAADAERDSIKYMQVKFMEKYLGETFNGVISGVAEFGFWVEIPENGAEGLIKLRDLVDDSYMFDAKTHAVYGMRHGKRYQLGDKVQIKVVKANLIQKQLDFKIVD